The Vibrio toranzoniae sequence CTTGCTTAATGATCGGGCCTTCGTCCAAATCATTAGTCACGAAGTGTGCCGTTGCACCAATGATCTTTACACCGCGCTCATACGCTTGCTGGTATGGTTTTGCACCAATGAATGCAGGTAAAAAGCTGTGGTGGATATTAATAATCTTGTGGTTGTACTTTTCAACAAATCCCGGAGTAAGCACTCGCATGTACTTCGCCAATACAAGGTAATCAGCTTGATATTGGTCAATCACTTCCAGCATCTTTTTCTCATGTTCTTCACGGTTTAGTCCTTCGTGAGCAACATGGTGGTAAGGAATATCAAAACGTTCGGTTAGGCTTTGTAGAATGTCATAGTTGCCAACAACGGCTGCGATTTCTACGTCTAAACTGCCATCGAAGTTCTTCATTAGAATGTCGCCAAGGCAGTGCGCTTCTTTGGTTACAAGTATCACAACACGCTTGCGAGAAGAGCTCATTAGTTTACGTTTCGCATTTTCTGGCAGCGCTTGGTCTAAATCAGCTAGCAAGGTTTCGTCATTGAAATACCCTTCTAGCTCAGTACGCATGAAAAAGTGACCACTTGTGTTATCTACGAACTCATTGTTGTGGACAATATTGAGTTGGTGCTTGTAACAAATGTTGGTGATTTTTGAGATGAGGCCAGGGGCATCAGTACAATGTGTTAGTAAAGTTTTTCTTTCCATTTGCATCTTACTTCCATGAAATATTTTTATTTTTCAAATTAAATGCAGGCCGTCGAACGGTGAACTGAGCTGCAATATCACCGTTATAATTAATCTATTATCAAGTTGGTTTCAACAAATTCTGCCGCGTTATCTCGTTATTTGAATCGTAAGTAGTTCAACAGCCCTTTTGTTTGTTTTGGGCTAGGTTGGTAAGAAGAGCTTAGCCTGCCATGTTTTATTCGATAGACTCCTCCTGTGATCAGTCATTTCTGATTCGCGCCAGCTCATTAAACCTGCCATAATTCGCCTTCTATTTTTCTAAATCTCGTACTCTATGATATCTAAAACGTTTTCTGCTGATGGCGCTCTGGGCAAAGCAATCCCTGGGTTTCAACCAAGACAAGCTCAGTTGGACATGGCTGAAGCCGTTTTACAGGCCATTCAGCAACAGAGCCAATTAGTTGTTGAAGCGGGAACAGGTACCGGTAAAACGTTTGCTTACTTAGTGCCTGCGCTGCTTAGTGGCAAGAAAACCATTATTAGTACGGGGTCTAAAAACCTTCAAGAACAGCTGTTTCATCGCGATTTACCATTAATGGTCGATGCGCTTGGTTTTTATGGTCAGGTTGCATTACTCAAAGGACGTTCAAACTATTTGTGTTTGGACAGGCTGAGTCGTCAAATGATCGAGAGTCATGGTACCCATACCGACCCAACGCTGTTAGCGCAACTGGTGAAAGTTCGTAGTTGGTCGTCAGCGACACAAACGGGTGACTTAGGGGATTGTGATGATATCGCGGAAGACAGCCCAATCATTCCTACAATTACCTCAACCAATGACAACTGCTTAGGGAAAGAGTGCCCAAGCTACACCGATTGCTTTGTGCTGAAAGCGCGTAAAAAAGCGATGGATTCCGATGTGGTCGTCGTAAACCACCACCTTTTCCTAGCGGATTTAGCGATTAAAGAAACCGGATTTGGTGAACTGATTCCTGAAGCCGATGTGTTTATCTTCGATGAAGCGCATCAGCTTCCCGATATTGCTAGCCAATACTTTGGTCAGTCTGTGTCGAGCCGACAGATCAATGAGCTCGCTAAAGACATCGAGATCGCCTACCGAACTGAAGCCAAAGACATGCGTCAGTTACAAAAGGTAGGGGACCGGCTCGTTCAGTCTGCCGCCGATCTACGTATTGTCTTGGGCGATACGGGCTTTCGTGGTAACTGGCGTGAGGCCTTAAAATCGGAGTCGATCGCCAGAGAACTTGTTCGTCTACAAGATGCGCTGCAACTGGCCGTTGATGTATTGAAATTAGCATTGGGTCGAAGCCAACTGTTAGACACCGCTTTCGAACGTGCAAACATGATTAAGTCACGCATTGAACGTGTGTGCGATGTGTCGATTACGGGATACTCTTATTGGTATGACACAACACCAAGGCAATTCGCTTTGCACATCACACCACTCTCGGTAGCGGATAAATTCCACGAGCAAATCGAACTTAAACCGGGCGCTTGGGTATTCACCTCTGCAACCTTGGCGGTGTCGGATGATTTCGACCATTTTACCTCGCGACTTGGCTTAAAGCCGTCGGCTCAGTTTTCACTGCCGAGCCCATTTGATTATCCGAATCAGGCACGTTTGTGTGTGCCTCGTTATCTTCCTGAACCGAATAGCCCGGGCTTGGCGGATAAGTTGGTTCGAATGCTGACTCCGGTGATCGAGCAAAACCAAGGCCGCTGTTTCTTCTTGTGTACTTCACACAGCATGATGAAAGAGTTGGGCGAGCGATTCCGAGAAACCCTCTCGGTTCCTGTTCTATTGCAAGGTGAGACAAGCAAGCAAAAAACCTTAGCCGAATTCATGGAATTAGGTAACGCATTGCTCGTCGCGACAGGCGCTTTCTGGGAAGGGATAGATGTTAGGGGCGATGCATTAAGCTGTGTTATCATCGATAAATTGCCCTTTACGGCCCCTGATGACCCTTTACTTAAGGCTCGAATCGAGGACTGTAAGCTAAAAGGGGGTGATCCTTTTGCTCAAGTGCAGTTGCCAGACGCAGTGATTACCTTGAAACAAGGTGTCGGCCGATTGATACGTGACAAGCGCGATAATGGCGCTTTGATTATTTGCGATAACCGATTGGTGACTCGCGATTACGGAGGCATATTTTTGGCGAGTTTACCGCCTATCCCTCGTACACGTGACTTAGGGATCATTAAAGAATTCTTAGCTAAAGACCATTCAACCGCTGCTGAGTAATTGGCATTGTTGAGTTTAGCCATTATTTTTAGATTAGATAACGAATATTTGAGACACGAATGAGCGCGAAAATTCTTGCAGTAGATACCGCAACTGAAAACTGTTCAGTTGCACTAGTAATGGGTGACCAGGTGTTCGCACGTAGCGAAGAGGCTCCTCGAGACCATACGAAAAAAATTCTACCTATGGTTGATGAAGTACTGAAAGAAGCGAATGTCGCTTTAACCGATATTGATGCTATCGCGTTTGGTCAAGGCCCAGGCAGCTTCACGGGTGTACGTATTGGTATTGGCATTGCTCAAGGCTTGGCTTTTGGCGCGGATTTACCAATGATCGGTGTCTCTACACTGACAGCGATGGCGCAAGGCAGCTACCGTAAATTTGGTGAAACTCATGTAGCAACAGCGATTGATGCGCGTATGAGTGAAGTGTACTGGGCTCGTTATAGCCGTGAACAAGACGGTCGTTGGACGGCAGTTGATGCTGAATGTGTCACACCACCAAGCGAATTGGCTGCGCAGCTTGAAGCGGACTCTGAAACATGGGCAAAAGTTGGCACTGGTTGGGAAGCGTACGCAGAACATATGGATACGCTAGCGATCAACACCAAAGCGTGTGAAGTGCTATTCCCAGAAGCTCAAGATATGGCGTTCCTTGCTCAATTTGCTTATGCAGAAGGCAAAGCGGTTGCAGCTGAAGAGTCTGAGCCAGTTTATCTTCGTGACAAAGTGACGTGGAAGAAACTGCCAGGTCGCGAATAAGCGGCTAGTTTGTGAGTAAACTACAATTAAGGCGTGTTGTTTCACGCCTTGTTTTGGTTCTGTCATTCATTTCACAGAGCCAAAATTAAAACAGATAAAGAATCATTAAACTCAGGTACAAAATTCCTTAAGCATGGTTTCAATAAACGGCTTACCTCCTTCTTCGATAGGCAATACATCCAAAACCAATCGAACCAATAAAAAGAATGAGGTAAAAAAAGGCGATGCAAAAACCTCAGTTGGTCAGCCAACTAAGGTTGCGAATGCTGTCTCGCATTCCATTCGCCAAGTCAAAGAATCTGAGATTCACAAAGCTCAGGTTCAATATGATCTTCCAGAAGGGCGTGGACGCCGTGCGATGGAGGAGTATATGGATGTGATGAATCAAGCTAAAAAAGAGGAACTTGCGAAGCTTATTGGGGTCGACATTTATATATAGCTTTGTGCTTTCATTTCTCCTGTTCTAAGGATCAGCATTATGTTTTCTCTCATGTCTAAATCTCGCTTATTTTTCCTTGTTGCCTTCTCTTTGATGGTGATGGGGTGCTCATCCCTACCTGAAGAACTGAATGCAAACTCTGAACAAGTGGTAACCGATTACCAAGAGTGGGTAAACACAGTACCAGACGCTGGTGATGTTCGTTTAGGTGGTGTGATTGCCAAGGTAACAAACTTACAAGATAAGACTCGAGTTGAAGTGGTTAATATGCCGATCTCAAGCAGCGGTAAGCCTGATATTGATGCTGAGCCCAAAGGCCGTTTTGTTGCTTATATCGATGGTTATGTTGAGCCATTGAGTTTTGCGGAAGGTCGTTTAGTGACCTTAGTGGGAACATCAAATGGCACGGAAGATGGTATTATTGGTGATTATCCTTACACCTTTCCAGTGATGAATGTATATAACCAACGACTGTGGAAAATCACAGAGCGAGTCGTGATCAACGACTTTGTACCAACGTATTATTCTTGTCGCAGTCTACATTGCCGTAGCTTCCAAACTATGCCTCAGCACGGGCGTGTGATTCAAGATGTGGAATAGTCGAGCCTTCATTCGACAAACTCAACTATAGGGGCAACATACAATCAATGATTGAAAAGTCATATTCCCTCGCGAGCGGGACGCTTGCTACACAACAGATTGGAAACCCAAAAACGACCGCAATGACGGTCGTTTTTATTCATGGTTGGTTAGATAATTCCGCGAGTTTCTCTTCTGTTCTCTCTAATCTAGCAACACTTTCACCAAACTCTCACTTGGTTGCGATTGATCTCTTTGGTCATGGCTTTTCGTCGCATAAGACGGACAGTTACTACCCGTTTCACGACTATATCGATGATTTGCACCAGTTGGTGATGAAATTATCGCCAAACAGACTGGTGTTAGTAGGACATTCACTTGGTGCATTGATCGCAAGTTGCTATAGTGCCGCCTTTCCTGAAAAGGTGTCAGGATTAATTCAAATTGAAGGTCACGGACCTCTTTCAGAAGCTCCCCAAGAAACGGTCTCTCGCTTGAGAGATGGGGTACTCAGTCGTCTTCGACAGCGAAGAAAGCCTTCACGTCTTCTAGCAAACCTTGAGGACGCTATTAAACTGAGAGCTCACGCCAATCAAATCAATGCTGAATTAATCGCTCCTATTGTTGAGCGAGGGGTTATTGAGCAAGGAATTGTTAATCAAGGTACTGCTGAACTAGAAAACGCCTGGCAATGGCGATGCGACCCAAAGCTTAAATGTGACTCGTTGTATCGCATGTCACAGGCGCATACCGAAGCGATTATGGCGGCTATTGAATGCCCTCAATTAATAATTTTAGGGAATGATGGATTTCGACATTTGCGGCACAATCGCTACAAATCAGCCCATAATTCTCTGAATGTAGAGACGATCCCTGGCGGACATCATTGTCATTTAGAGAGCCCAGAGCTAGTTTCAGAACTAATTCTTGGTGTAGTTAACAAAATTTAAACAAGTGTTTGAGCCTTTTAGTGCTCATGCTCTAAAGCTGTGCTGTAATACTGCTATGATAAATAGCGGCGAGCAGTCGTCAGCTGATAAACGAGGAGTAACATCGTGGATAAACCTTGGCTTTCACGTTATCCAAGTGGCGTACCAGAGACGATCAACCCAGATCAGTACCAATCTCTTGTAGAAATGTTTGAACAGTCGGTACAAAAGTTCGCGGACCAACCTGCATTCGAAAACATGGGGTCGATAATGACATTCCGTAAGCTTGAAGAGCGCAGCCGTGCTTTTGCCGCTTATTTACAGAATGATCTGAAACTGAAGAAAGGCGATCGTGTTGCATTGATGATGCCTAACCTGTTGCAATACCCAATTGCACTTTTTGGAGTATTGCGTGCTGGTATGATTGCTGTGAACGTCAATCCACTGTACACACCCCGAGAGCTTGAACATCAACTGAACGATTCTGGTGCAAAGGCGATTGTTATCGTTTCAAATTTTGCGAGCACGTTAGAGAAAGTCGTTGATAACACGCCAGTTAAACATGTTGTACTCACCAGTTTAGGGCAAATGCTGCCACGCGCTAAAGGTACGATTGTCGACTTCGTAGTGAAATACGTAAAAGGCATGGTGCCTAAGTATGATCTACCGGGGGCTATCTCCTTTAGAAAAGCACTACATAAAGGTCGCCGTCTTCAGTATGTGAAGCCTTTCATGGCTGGCGATGACATTGCATTCCTTCAGTACACAGGTGGTACAACTGGCGTAGCAAAGGGCGCCATTTTAACGCACCGCAATATGATCGCGAACGTACTTCAAGCAAAAGGCGCATACGGCCCTGTATTGCAAGAAGGTCGTGAGTTGGTCGTAACGGCACTGCCGCTTTACCACGTGTTTGCTCTTACCGTGAACTGCTTGCTGTTTGTTGAGATGGGGGGGCGCAACCTTCTAATTACTAACCCTCGTGACATTCCTGGCTTTATTAAAGAGCTGCAAAAGGTTCCGTTTACTGCAATCACAGGTGTCAATACACTGTTCAATGCGCTAGTAAATAATGAAGATTTCCACGAGTTAGATTTCAGTAATCTACGTCTATCTGTTGGTGGTGGTATGGCGGTTCAGCGCTCTGTTGCTGAGAAATGGAAGAAAGTGACAGGTATTCACTTGCTGGAAGGTTATGGTTTAACTGAATGTGCTCCGCTAGTTACAGGTAATCCATATGACCTGAAAGACTACACCGGTGCAATTGGCCTACCAGTACCGTCGACAGAAGTACGTATTGTTGATGATGAAAGTAAAGTCGTAGCCAATGACCAAGTAGGTGAGTTGCAAGTTCGTGGCCCTCAAGTGATGCAAGGCTACTGGCAGCGCCCAGAAGCGACCAAAGAAGTCATCGACCAAGATGGTTGGTTGTCTACGGGTGACATCGTTAAGTTCGATGACGAAGGCTTGCTGCATATTGTTGACCGTAAGAAAGACATGATTTTGGTGTCTGGCTTTAACGTTTACCCGAATGAGATTGAAGACGTCGTGGCTCTGCATGGTAAAGTGCTGGAAGTGGCAGCTATCGGTCAACCTCACGAAGTGTCCGGTGAGCTGGTTAAAATCTACGTTGTGAAGCGTGACCCTAGCCTGACCAAAGAAGACATTATCGCGCACTGTCGTGAGCACTTAACGGGTTATAAGATCCCTAAATTAGTCGAGTTCAGAGAAGACCTGCCAAAGACTAACGTAGGTAAGATCTTACGCCGCGTGCTACGTGAAGAGAACGATGCAGAGCTTGCGAAACGTGCGAGCGAATAATAAGCCAATGATGAGAAATCACTGCACAAGAAACCATTCAGGCGCTTAACCTAAGCGATCGTTGAAAAATGGTGTTAGAATGCCGACAGTTAATGTCGGCATTTTTGTGTC is a genomic window containing:
- the tsaB gene encoding tRNA (adenosine(37)-N6)-threonylcarbamoyltransferase complex dimerization subunit type 1 TsaB — its product is MSAKILAVDTATENCSVALVMGDQVFARSEEAPRDHTKKILPMVDEVLKEANVALTDIDAIAFGQGPGSFTGVRIGIGIAQGLAFGADLPMIGVSTLTAMAQGSYRKFGETHVATAIDARMSEVYWARYSREQDGRWTAVDAECVTPPSELAAQLEADSETWAKVGTGWEAYAEHMDTLAINTKACEVLFPEAQDMAFLAQFAYAEGKAVAAEESEPVYLRDKVTWKKLPGRE
- a CDS encoding ATP-dependent DNA helicase yields the protein MISKTFSADGALGKAIPGFQPRQAQLDMAEAVLQAIQQQSQLVVEAGTGTGKTFAYLVPALLSGKKTIISTGSKNLQEQLFHRDLPLMVDALGFYGQVALLKGRSNYLCLDRLSRQMIESHGTHTDPTLLAQLVKVRSWSSATQTGDLGDCDDIAEDSPIIPTITSTNDNCLGKECPSYTDCFVLKARKKAMDSDVVVVNHHLFLADLAIKETGFGELIPEADVFIFDEAHQLPDIASQYFGQSVSSRQINELAKDIEIAYRTEAKDMRQLQKVGDRLVQSAADLRIVLGDTGFRGNWREALKSESIARELVRLQDALQLAVDVLKLALGRSQLLDTAFERANMIKSRIERVCDVSITGYSYWYDTTPRQFALHITPLSVADKFHEQIELKPGAWVFTSATLAVSDDFDHFTSRLGLKPSAQFSLPSPFDYPNQARLCVPRYLPEPNSPGLADKLVRMLTPVIEQNQGRCFFLCTSHSMMKELGERFRETLSVPVLLQGETSKQKTLAEFMELGNALLVATGAFWEGIDVRGDALSCVIIDKLPFTAPDDPLLKARIEDCKLKGGDPFAQVQLPDAVITLKQGVGRLIRDKRDNGALIICDNRLVTRDYGGIFLASLPPIPRTRDLGIIKEFLAKDHSTAAE
- the purU gene encoding formyltetrahydrofolate deformylase, which codes for MERKTLLTHCTDAPGLISKITNICYKHQLNIVHNNEFVDNTSGHFFMRTELEGYFNDETLLADLDQALPENAKRKLMSSSRKRVVILVTKEAHCLGDILMKNFDGSLDVEIAAVVGNYDILQSLTERFDIPYHHVAHEGLNREEHEKKMLEVIDQYQADYLVLAKYMRVLTPGFVEKYNHKIINIHHSFLPAFIGAKPYQQAYERGVKIIGATAHFVTNDLDEGPIIKQDVIPVDHNFSAKDMAQAGRDVEKNVLSKALNKVINDHVFVYGNKTVIL
- a CDS encoding Slp family lipoprotein, yielding MFSLMSKSRLFFLVAFSLMVMGCSSLPEELNANSEQVVTDYQEWVNTVPDAGDVRLGGVIAKVTNLQDKTRVEVVNMPISSSGKPDIDAEPKGRFVAYIDGYVEPLSFAEGRLVTLVGTSNGTEDGIIGDYPYTFPVMNVYNQRLWKITERVVINDFVPTYYSCRSLHCRSFQTMPQHGRVIQDVE
- a CDS encoding alpha/beta fold hydrolase gives rise to the protein MIEKSYSLASGTLATQQIGNPKTTAMTVVFIHGWLDNSASFSSVLSNLATLSPNSHLVAIDLFGHGFSSHKTDSYYPFHDYIDDLHQLVMKLSPNRLVLVGHSLGALIASCYSAAFPEKVSGLIQIEGHGPLSEAPQETVSRLRDGVLSRLRQRRKPSRLLANLEDAIKLRAHANQINAELIAPIVERGVIEQGIVNQGTAELENAWQWRCDPKLKCDSLYRMSQAHTEAIMAAIECPQLIILGNDGFRHLRHNRYKSAHNSLNVETIPGGHHCHLESPELVSELILGVVNKI
- the fadD gene encoding long-chain-fatty-acid--CoA ligase FadD, which encodes MDKPWLSRYPSGVPETINPDQYQSLVEMFEQSVQKFADQPAFENMGSIMTFRKLEERSRAFAAYLQNDLKLKKGDRVALMMPNLLQYPIALFGVLRAGMIAVNVNPLYTPRELEHQLNDSGAKAIVIVSNFASTLEKVVDNTPVKHVVLTSLGQMLPRAKGTIVDFVVKYVKGMVPKYDLPGAISFRKALHKGRRLQYVKPFMAGDDIAFLQYTGGTTGVAKGAILTHRNMIANVLQAKGAYGPVLQEGRELVVTALPLYHVFALTVNCLLFVEMGGRNLLITNPRDIPGFIKELQKVPFTAITGVNTLFNALVNNEDFHELDFSNLRLSVGGGMAVQRSVAEKWKKVTGIHLLEGYGLTECAPLVTGNPYDLKDYTGAIGLPVPSTEVRIVDDESKVVANDQVGELQVRGPQVMQGYWQRPEATKEVIDQDGWLSTGDIVKFDDEGLLHIVDRKKDMILVSGFNVYPNEIEDVVALHGKVLEVAAIGQPHEVSGELVKIYVVKRDPSLTKEDIIAHCREHLTGYKIPKLVEFREDLPKTNVGKILRRVLREENDAELAKRASE